The following coding sequences are from one Salvia hispanica cultivar TCC Black 2014 chromosome 3, UniMelb_Shisp_WGS_1.0, whole genome shotgun sequence window:
- the LOC125209604 gene encoding transcription factor MYB1R1-like — protein MSQSSLSPSSAAEIMLFGVRVRVDPMRKSVSMNNLSEYEPVVSEAPKDVADAASGYASADDAVPQRAGRNRDRKRGIPWTEDEHKLFLLGLAKVGRGDWRGISRNYVKSRTPTQVASHAQKYFLRRSNSNRRRRRSSLFDITTDSVSQMPIQEAKNHHHGLASQFPAKGGNGFPVMPFPVTVAAPVVYPGSAAIAQTARARISSPAMLAPWSSAMLDLSLRQRASFEPQPLSLRLSLSSGQDQRSASAFQMRQSIKMEIAA, from the exons atgtcGCAGAGCAGCTTGTCGCCGTCGTCCGCCGCCGAGATCATGCTGTTTGGAGTTAGAGTGAGAGTTGATCCGATGAGGAAGAGCGTCAGTATGAATAATCTGTCTGAGTACGAGCCGGTTGTGAGCGAGGCGCCCAAGGATGTGGCGGATGCCGCCTCCGGCTACGCCTCCGCCGATGACGCCGTGCCGCAGCGTGCCGGCAGGAATCGCGATCGTAAGCGAG GAATTccgtggacggaggatgaacaCAAGCTATTCCTCCTTGGATTGGCCAAGGTTGGAAGGGGAGACTGGAGAGGAATCTCGCGAAACTACGTCAAGAGCCGCACTCCAACTCAAGTTGCGAGTCACGCTCAGAAATACTTCCTCCGCCGGAGCAACAGcaatcgccgccgccgccgctctAGCCTCTTCGACATCACCACCGACTCG gtTTCTCAAATGCCAATTCAAGAGGCCAAGAACCACCACCACGGCCTAGCGAGCCAGTTTCCTGCCAAGGGCGGCAATGGATTCCCAGTCATGCCGTTCCCTGTGACAGTTGCTGCCCCCGTCGTGTACCCGGGGAGCGCAGCCATTGCTCAAACTGCGCGGGCCAGAATCTCATCACCTGCAATGCTGGCGCCTTGGTCCTCGGCGATGCTGGATCTCAGTTTGAGGCAGCGTGCCTCGTTCGAGCCACAGCCTCTGTCTCTGCGGTTGTCTCTCTCCTCGGGCCAGGATCAGCGATCTGCCTCCGCCTTCCAGATGAGGCAGAGCATCAAGATGGAGATAGCAGCATAA
- the LOC125214591 gene encoding serine/threonine-protein kinase AtPK1/AtPK6-like has protein sequence MSASNKKAMHTLLASRLTQLHIPSPAAEDPSLDFEFSDFFGPSAAPPSPSSASALPQIIHHRSHSFVGPSPRFTLSKSLPAFDRDDSSSSDELEEVAVCNGGVAAQKLGPGDFEIMRVIGKGAFGKVFQVRMKGKSGGGDGIFAMKVMRKDTIIKNNHVDYMRAERDILTKVVHPFIVQLQYSFQTKSKLYLILDFINGGHLFYHLYRQGIFSEDQARVYTAEIVSAVSHLHKNGIVHRDLKPENILMDSDGHVMLTDFGLAKEIDESSRSNSLCGTTEYMAPEILQSKGHNKNADWWSVGILLYEMLTGKPPFVHANRKKLQEKIINEKLKLPPRLTSEAHSLLRGLLQKDPLNRLGSGTRGAEEIKSNKWFSTINWKKIEEREIKPKFKPDVSGQDCTENFDKCWTAMPLDDSPAPTPTDGEHFHGYTYVAPNPWLSSE, from the exons ATGAGCGCCAGCAACAAAAAGGCTATGCACACGCTGCTAGCTTCGCGGCTGACGCAGCTCCACATCCCCTCCCCCGCCGCGGAAGACCCCTCACTAGATTTCGAATTCTCCGACTTCTTCGGCCCCAGCGCCGCGCCTCCCTCTCCTTCCTCCGCCTCCGCGCTCCCGCAAATCATACACCACCGCTCCCACTCGTTCGTGGGCCCCTCCCCCCGCTTCACCCTCTCCAAATCGCTCCCCGCCTTCGATCGAGACgattcctcctcctccgatGAGCTGGAGGAAGTTGCCGTCTGCAACGGCGGCGTGGCGGCGCAGAAATTAGGGCCGGGggattttgaaattatgaGGGTAATTGGGAAGGGCGCGTTTGGGAAGGTTTTTCAGGTGAGGATGAAGGGGAAAAGCGGCGGTGGAGATGGGATTTTCGCTATGAAAGTGATGAGGAAGGATACGATTATCAAGAACAACCATGTTGATTATATGAGGGCTGAGAGGGATATTCTCACCAAAGTTGTGCACCCTTTTATTGTGCAGCTGCAGTATTCGTTTCAG ACCAAGTCAAAGTTGTATTTGATCCTCGACTTTATAAATGGAGGCCATCTATTTTATCATCTCTACAGGCAAGGGATTTTCAG TGAGGACCAGGCAAGGGTATATACTGCTGAGATTGTATCTGCTGTTTCACATCTTCACAAGAACGGGATTGTGCATCGAGATCTAAAACCCGAAAACATTCTCATGGATTCTGATGGGCAT GTCATGCTCACTGATTTTGGACTGGCGAAGGAGATTGATGAATCGAGCCGATCAAACTCGCTATGTGGGACAACTGAATATATGGCTCCCGAGATCTTGCAATCTAAAGGTCATAACAAGAATGCTGATTGGTGGAGCGTTGGAATCCTTTTGTATGAAATGCTAACTGGCAAG CCGCCATTCGTGCATGCCAACAGAAAGAAGCTCCAGGAGAAGATCATCAACGAAAAATTGAAGCTTCCACCACGTTTGACAAGCGAAGCCCATTCTTTGCTCAGAGGA CTGCTCCAAAAAGATCCACTGAATCGGTTAGGCAGCGGGACTAGAGGCGCGGAAGAGATCAAATCTAACAAGTGGTTCAGTACCATCAACTGGAAGAAGATCGAGGAGAGAGAAATCAAGCCGAAGTTCAAGCCAGACGTGAGCGGCCAAGACTGCACAGAAAACTTCGACAAATGTTGGACAGCAATGCCTCTGGATGACTCCCCCGCGCCTACTCCAACTGACGGAGAGCATTTCCATGGGTACACTTACGTAGCCCCTAACCCTTGGTTATCGTCTGAATGA
- the LOC125214590 gene encoding probable myosin-binding protein 5, producing the protein MLPAGAALRISIEEKFGTLSYLFIYAILEWLVIVLLFFDGLLAFLCNEITQWFELKTPCLLCTRLDHLLVQRSSSFYYNESFCEDHKMNISALAYCHVHKRLSDIRSMCQGCLLSSEKESGCDRRRPLVVDEGNVQLRQLRKYEKDIVANERIAILRCSCCGDPIKLKSSLRYKSCLSVAAPSSPRAAWFSGGNGDGGSVDAYTELKLIADSRSELHGNEYGREGINTMFGDEPKTPHFADRNRFFGVALSDGAAPATPRTPRTPRRIEFAMEPIKEGETEAELLARLKRQVTLDRRSMMALYMELDEERSASAVAANNAMAMITRLQEEKAAVQMEALQYKRMMEGQAEYDQEAMQRMKDMLMKREEEIKVMVGYELEEQVERYSVVEAEGSGDLSEVLLDEDRQDIVNSCGKMSNDPRMVCLDEDHQDDIVNSRDEGKDDAPEVGHQDDIVNSRDEHEDHHDDIVNSVSEDNGEASHVESHQDIVEPQGKRSDVPCKVDRMNSQVMSPRAEDERKIQDELAALNYEGEMCRILCQLAELEEKMYSADDSELDVLAREVRLVKGRLRAVEAESILLKNVAMSVQKRGVLSEIAQHLRQLRQ; encoded by the exons ATGCTTCCCGCAGGGGCAGCATTGAGGATCTCCATCGAGGAAAAGTTCGGAactctctcctatttattcaTCTACGCCATCCTCGAATGGCTGGTGATCGTCTTGCTCTTTTTCGACGGCCTCCTCGCCTTCCTCTGCAACGAAATCACCCAATGGTTCGAGCTCAAAACTCCATGCTTGCTCTGCACCAGGCTTGATCATCTCCTTGTGCAGAGGAGCTCCAGTTTCTACTACAATGAATCCTTTTGTGAGGATCACAAGATGAATATCTCCGCCCTCGCCTACTGCCACGTGCACAAGCGCCTTTCTGACATCCGCAGCATGTGCCAGGGATGCCTTCTCTCATCCGAGAAGGAATCTGGCTGCGATAGGCGCAGGCCCCTTGTTGTGGATGAGGGGAATGTGCAGCTGAGACAGTTGAGGAAATATGAGAAGGATATTGTGGCTAATGAGAGGATTGCGATTTTGAGGTGCTCTTGCTGTGGGGACCCTATAAAGTTGAAGTCCTCATTGAGATACAAGTCGTGTTTGTCCGTGGCTGCCCCTTCGTCCCCTCGTGCAGCTTGGTTCTCAGGCGGGAATGGTGATGGTGGCAGCGTTGATGCGTACACAGAGCTTAAATTGATAGCAGATTCAAGATCAGAGCTCCATGGAAATGAATATG GTAGAGAGGGCATAAATACTATGTTTGGTGATGAACCAAAAACTCCACATTTCGCAGATAGAAACAGATTCTTTGGAGTCGCATTATCAGATGGTGCAGCCCCAGCGACTCCTAGGACTCCTAGGACTCCTAGGAGAATAGAGTTTGCCATGGAACCGATCAAAGAGGGCGAGACCGAGGCCGAGCTTTTGGCCCGTCTCAAGAGACAGGTGACTCTCGACCGGAGGTCCATGATGGCCCTGTACATGGAGTTGGACGAGGAGAGAAGTGCCTCCGCTGTGGCAGCCAACAACGCGATGGCAATGATCACACGCCTGCAGGAGGAGAAGGCAGCGGTGCAGATGGAGGCGTTGCAGTACAAGAGGATGATGGAGGGGCAGGCGGAGTACGACCAGGAGGCGATGCAGAGGATGAAGGACATGTTGATGAAGAGGGAGGAGGAGATTAAGGTCATGGTGGGGTACGAGCTCGAGGAGCAAGTGGAGAGGTACAGTGTGGTTGAGGCCGAAGGGAGTGGCGATCTGTCTGAGGTGCTTCTTGATGAGGATCGTCAAGACATTGTGAACTCGTGTGGCAAAATGAGCAATGATCCGCGTATGGTGTGTCTTGATGAGGATCATCAAGACGACATTGTGAACTCGCGCGACGAAGGGAAAGATGATGCGCCTGAGGTGGGTCATCAAGACGACATTGTGAACTCGCGGGACGAACATGAGGATCATCATGACGACATTGTGAACTCGGTGAGCGAAGACAATGGTGAGGCAAGTCATGTTGAGAGTCATCAAGACATCGTGGAGCCGCAGGGCAAAAGGAGTGATGTTCCATGTAAGGTGGATCGTATGAACTCGCAAGTCATGTCACCGCGGGCCGAGGATGAACGTAAGATCCAAGACGAGCTAGCTGCATTGAACTACGAGGGGGAGATGTGTCGTATCCTTTGTCAGCTGGCGGAGTTGGAGGAGAAGATGTACTCCGCGGATGATTCCGAGCTGGACGTCCTTGCGAGAGAAGTAAGATTGGTGAAGGGAAGGCTAAGAGCAGTGGAAGCAGAGAGTATATTGTTGAAGAATGTTGCCATGAGTGTGCagaaaaggggagttttgagTGAGATAGCTCAACATCTAAGACAACTTAGGCAATAA